A genomic region of Campylobacter sp. MG1 contains the following coding sequences:
- a CDS encoding PD-(D/E)XK nuclease family protein, which translates to MVKKELVIFSNLRQIKEYIESLEDSRFFANTISINDFFNDFAISDCKKASEIEQIIAMSKACNKTKNYEKLKFSNDFLNFLKNKEYLFSFFAELNSEKVSINDLRLSDTYSFFDEYLDILEECFKNYKKELQNMNLYDEITLEKYKINKFLISQYYKITFYLNGFLKKYELEFFEEISKFCEVMIIINVSEFNKSLMKKSFKLDLLINQTYTLIYKDNSWQILKNTPLKYNDYINTVSFSSPIYQYIYTLHLLSKFYADGKNIAVVLPDESVSSALKALDIKNYLNIASGIKNNEVSQKLNAILCDEKYENSINKIQEKILKTGDIKLNFSDFSKFKEQILSLSNNDEVKEILNNRLFDIEILNKEFNLSPSDIITLLDVENIKVSHTDGGSVSVVGLLETRGQKFDLVIVLDFNDDLVPKRSVSEMFLNNVVRKKAGMISYEDRENLQRHYYKELFNCENVYVLYLENEEKSPARFLKDYKTNHISVDKVGLLNSYLQIDKNSILPNDNLLELDDEKIKNHNFFDEELSYSRLSTYENSSYEYYLKYIEKLKEPKSLKSMNAADVGSMIHKFLELSSFDDLNKFKKDFEDNFINILSPIEFALIYDNLDTIFYTIKDCCASAKCEAKITRTIGDINLIGYVDRLGDNYLIDYKNKNKTSDTKNNEKQLAFYNYILNDTNKKAILLYLKSTQGVKLEVKDIDKYIEKIEEEIADIKQNDFIKNNPEKAYGYFYLIINKKDKKEFK; encoded by the coding sequence ATGGTAAAAAAAGAACTTGTAATATTTTCAAATTTAAGACAAATTAAAGAATACATTGAATCCTTAGAAGATAGTAGATTTTTTGCTAATACTATTAGTATTAATGATTTTTTTAATGATTTTGCTATAAGTGATTGTAAAAAAGCTAGTGAAATAGAGCAAATCATAGCTATGAGTAAAGCTTGTAATAAAACTAAAAATTATGAAAAGTTAAAATTTTCTAATGATTTTTTAAATTTTTTAAAAAATAAAGAATATTTATTTTCATTTTTTGCAGAGTTAAATAGCGAAAAGGTTAGTATAAATGATTTAAGATTGAGTGATACTTATAGTTTTTTTGATGAATATTTAGATATTTTAGAAGAATGTTTTAAAAACTATAAAAAAGAATTACAAAATATGAATTTGTATGATGAAATAACCTTAGAAAAATATAAGATAAATAAATTTTTAATAAGTCAATATTATAAGATTACATTTTATCTAAATGGATTTTTAAAAAAATATGAATTAGAATTTTTTGAAGAAATATCTAAATTTTGCGAAGTAATGATAATTATAAATGTTAGTGAATTTAATAAGTCTTTGATGAAAAAGTCGTTTAAATTAGATTTACTAATTAATCAAACTTATACTTTAATTTACAAAGATAATTCTTGGCAGATTTTGAAAAATACACCATTAAAATATAATGATTATATTAATACGGTTTCTTTTTCAAGTCCTATTTATCAATATATTTATACTTTGCATTTGCTTTCAAAATTTTATGCTGATGGTAAAAATATAGCAGTGGTTTTACCTGATGAAAGTGTATCTAGTGCTTTAAAAGCTTTGGATATTAAAAATTATTTAAACATAGCAAGTGGTATAAAGAATAATGAGGTTTCACAGAAATTAAATGCTATTTTATGTGATGAGAAATATGAAAATTCTATTAATAAAATACAAGAAAAAATATTAAAAACTGGTGATATTAAACTTAATTTTAGTGATTTTTCTAAATTTAAAGAACAAATTTTATCTCTTAGTAATAACGATGAGGTTAAAGAAATTTTAAATAATCGTTTATTTGATATAGAAATTTTAAATAAAGAATTTAATCTAAGTCCTAGCGATATTATAACTTTATTGGATGTTGAAAATATAAAAGTTTCGCACACTGATGGTGGCAGCGTTAGTGTAGTAGGTTTGCTTGAAACGAGAGGGCAAAAATTTGATTTAGTTATTGTTCTTGATTTTAATGATGATTTAGTCCCTAAAAGAAGTGTTAGCGAAATGTTTTTAAATAATGTTGTTAGAAAAAAAGCAGGAATGATAAGTTATGAAGATAGAGAAAATTTACAAAGGCATTATTATAAAGAATTATTTAATTGTGAAAATGTTTATGTTTTATATCTTGAAAACGAAGAAAAATCCCCAGCTAGATTTTTAAAAGATTATAAAACTAATCATATAAGTGTAGATAAGGTTGGACTTTTAAATTCTTATTTACAAATTGATAAAAATTCTATTTTACCTAATGATAATTTATTAGAATTAGATGATGAAAAAATAAAAAATCATAATTTTTTTGATGAAGAACTTAGTTATTCAAGACTTAGCACTTATGAAAATTCATCATATGAATATTACTTAAAATATATTGAAAAATTAAAAGAACCGAAATCTTTAAAATCAATGAACGCAGCTGATGTTGGGTCTATGATTCATAAATTTTTAGAATTGTCTAGTTTTGATGATTTAAATAAATTTAAAAAAGATTTTGAAGATAATTTTATAAATATTTTAAGCCCTATTGAGTTTGCATTAATTTATGATAATTTGGATACTATTTTTTACACAATTAAAGATTGTTGTGCGAGTGCAAAATGTGAAGCTAAGATTACTAGAACAATAGGTGATATTAATCTAATAGGCTATGTTGATAGGTTAGGCGATAACTACTTAATTGATTATAAAAATAAAAACAAGACAAGCGATACTAAGAATAATGAAAAACAATTAGCTTTTTATAATTATATTCTCAATGATACTAATAAAAAGGCTATTTTGTTGTATCTTAAAAGTACTCAGGGTGTAAAGTTAGAAGTAAAAGATATTGATAAATATATAGAAAAAATTGAAGAAGAAATTGCTGATATAAAACAAAATGATTTTATTAAAAACAATCCAGAAAAAGCTTATGGATATTTTTATTTGATAATTAATAAAAAAGATAAAAAGGAATTTAAATGA
- a CDS encoding universal stress protein, whose translation MKNCILACVDNSINSIGICDAAIHFAKLLNADITLLHALEPSSDIIPDLSGGIHFEVHYELIEKLLDEEERQEKKAFKNGKELLKRYEHYCSRLGIATNSLHLKGDLADLVSEVEKDYKLLIVGKFGESESGIHTKELIKSVNIPVMIANKEFKPIEKVLFAYDGSENLNKALEKSLHHPLFINAERTLLHLGKDNLKSQEILLSGKKLFDKFNKEVKLDIINKTTPQDLLDYATKNNSDVIAMGAYSSSKLMHLFFGSFTNEIIKKSTLPLFIFK comes from the coding sequence ATGAAAAATTGTATTTTAGCTTGTGTAGATAATTCTATTAATAGTATAGGTATTTGTGATGCGGCAATTCATTTTGCAAAACTTTTAAATGCTGATATTACATTGTTACATGCATTAGAGCCTTCAAGTGATATTATTCCTGATTTGTCTGGTGGGATTCATTTTGAAGTTCATTATGAACTTATAGAAAAATTATTAGATGAAGAAGAAAGACAAGAAAAAAAGGCATTTAAAAATGGTAAGGAATTATTAAAAAGGTATGAACATTATTGTAGTAGATTAGGTATTGCTACAAATTCTTTGCATTTAAAAGGAGATTTAGCTGATTTAGTTAGTGAAGTTGAAAAAGATTATAAACTTTTAATAGTAGGTAAATTTGGAGAAAGTGAAAGTGGCATTCATACTAAGGAATTGATTAAAAGTGTTAATATTCCTGTAATGATTGCAAATAAAGAATTTAAACCTATTGAAAAAGTTTTATTTGCTTATGATGGAAGTGAAAATTTAAATAAAGCATTAGAAAAAAGCTTGCATCATCCTTTATTTATAAATGCTGAAAGAACATTATTGCATTTAGGAAAAGATAATTTAAAATCTCAAGAAATTTTATTAAGTGGTAAAAAATTGTTTGATAAATTTAATAAAGAGGTTAAATTAGATATTATAAATAAGACTACTCCTCAAGATTTATTAGATTATGCTACGAAAAATAATAGTGATGTTATTGCTATGGGTGCATATTCTAGCTCAAAGCTAATGCATTTATTTTTTGGTTCATTTACTAATGAAATTATTAAAAAGTCAACATTGCCATTATTTATTTTTAAATGA
- a CDS encoding rhodanese-like domain-containing protein — translation MNVDISAEKVDFSKHKIIDIRTDEEHNVAYLENSILYPMDFNNLTQKDIDIFLDKFKNDENLVIMCRSGARSAMLCDIINKDKIIIKNLYGGIIAMAKLHPNKIIYKN, via the coding sequence ATGAATGTAGATATTAGTGCTGAAAAAGTTGATTTTTCAAAACATAAAATAATTGATATTAGAACTGATGAAGAACATAATGTAGCATATTTAGAAAATAGTATCTTATATCCTATGGATTTTAATAATTTAACTCAAAAAGATATTGACATTTTTTTAGATAAATTTAAAAATGATGAAAATTTAGTAATAATGTGTAGAAGTGGTGCTAGAAGTGCTATGCTATGTGATATTATAAATAAAGATAAAATAATTATAAAAAATCTATATGGTGGTATTATTGCTATGGCAAAATTACACCCTAATAAAATAATTTATAAAAATTAA
- the dcd gene encoding dCTP deaminase produces the protein MGLKSDAWIKEMALKHEMITPFCEENVGKNVVSYGLSSYGYDIRVGREFKIFTNVNSTMIDPKDFNDKNVVDFVGDECIVPANSFALARTVEYFKMPRDVLAICLGKSTYARCGIIVNVTPFEPGFCGHITIEISNTTPLPAKIYANEGIAQVLFLQGDEPCITSYADKKGKYQNQTGITLPKVLK, from the coding sequence ATGGGACTAAAAAGTGATGCTTGGATAAAAGAAATGGCATTAAAACACGAAATGATAACTCCATTTTGTGAAGAGAATGTAGGTAAAAATGTGGTTAGCTATGGACTTTCTAGTTATGGGTATGATATTCGTGTTGGGCGTGAGTTTAAAATATTTACAAATGTAAATAGCACTATGATTGACCCTAAGGATTTTAATGATAAAAATGTAGTTGATTTCGTAGGTGATGAGTGTATTGTTCCTGCGAATTCATTTGCACTTGCAAGAACGGTTGAATATTTTAAAATGCCAAGAGATGTATTAGCAATTTGTCTTGGTAAAAGCACATATGCAAGATGTGGAATTATTGTAAATGTTACACCTTTTGAGCCTGGATTTTGCGGTCATATTACAATAGAAATTAGCAACACCACTCCACTACCTGCAAAAATATATGCAAATGAAGGTATAGCTCAAGTGTTATTTTTACAAGGTGATGAGCCTTGCATTACTTCTTATGCTGATAAAAAAGGTAAATATCAAAATCAAACAGGCATAACTCTTCCAAAAGTTTTAAAGTAG
- the trxB gene encoding thioredoxin-disulfide reductase yields the protein MLDLAIIGGGPAGLSAGLYATRGGLKNVVMYEKFMPGGQITSSSEMENYPGVATVMDGISFMAPWSEQSTRFGLKIEQKEVIRVEKNGENFKIIFSDNSSEDAKAVIVCTGAAPKKAGFVGENEFFGRGVSTCATCDGAFYRKKEVAVLGGGDTALEEALYLANLCSKVYLIHRREGFRAAPSTVERAKKNEKIEFILNAKVEEVVGDNAGVTGVKIVFNDGSKKDLAVPGIFTFVGLDVRNEVLKQTDGSFLCEMVGDAVKVDLKMRTSVEGLFAAGDLRVDAPRQVVCAAADGANAALGVISYLESKH from the coding sequence ATGTTAGATTTAGCTATTATTGGTGGTGGCCCTGCTGGTCTTAGTGCGGGATTATATGCAACTCGTGGTGGGCTTAAAAATGTTGTAATGTATGAAAAATTTATGCCAGGTGGACAAATTACAAGCTCAAGTGAGATGGAGAATTACCCAGGCGTTGCAACCGTAATGGATGGAATTAGCTTTATGGCACCTTGGAGTGAGCAAAGCACTAGATTTGGTCTAAAAATTGAGCAAAAAGAAGTAATTAGAGTTGAAAAAAATGGCGAGAATTTTAAAATAATTTTCTCTGATAATTCAAGCGAAGATGCTAAAGCTGTTATAGTTTGCACAGGAGCAGCTCCTAAAAAAGCTGGTTTTGTAGGCGAAAATGAATTTTTTGGTCGTGGAGTTAGCACATGTGCAACTTGCGATGGTGCGTTTTATAGAAAAAAAGAAGTTGCAGTTTTAGGTGGCGGAGATACCGCACTTGAAGAAGCACTTTATCTAGCTAATCTATGCTCTAAAGTATATTTAATCCACAGAAGAGAAGGTTTTCGTGCAGCTCCATCAACCGTTGAAAGAGCTAAGAAAAATGAAAAAATTGAGTTCATTTTAAACGCTAAAGTAGAAGAAGTAGTAGGAGATAATGCTGGAGTTACAGGCGTTAAAATAGTATTTAATGATGGTAGCAAAAAAGATTTAGCAGTTCCAGGGATATTTACTTTCGTAGGACTTGATGTAAGAAATGAAGTATTAAAACAAACTGATGGCTCATTTTTATGCGAAATGGTAGGAGATGCTGTTAAGGTTGATTTAAAAATGAGAACGAGTGTTGAAGGCTTGTTTGCTGCAGGAGATTTAAGAGTAGATGCTCCAAGACAAGTTGTTTGTGCTGCGGCTGATGGTGCTAACGCTGCTTTAGGCGTAATTTCATATTTAGAGAGCAAACATTGA
- a CDS encoding TadE/TadG family type IV pilus assembly protein, whose protein sequence is MTKFILEKQGFALISVAIILPFIFALCVIAYDLSMTLKNHSRLQDALREASFLSATNEENLEDRVKILVSEYLGSDKNVSNIQIKQIDGITKVTADITNNGIFNKFISADDISISTKGIYGMQPSSKISDTDYIFAISFGKSGAENSTLLNSTLKNLCNEDNKKLIKYGVCNPPLGKAEIIDATQTMIANIIKTAKEYDSQNKQYFGFVPYSNVVMVNGKDLDEKTIVDRNDGLTKSEYENAYYYIDPMDIYVPNEFKKVDLFSRFYPKSILNHANSKFETLVLNRLKALDIDTKIFTNEFAGDFLLRKFALDLNNERLQNYSKKDIEDAIKTFDLGYDNQKPGLNEGEFKKDKTRIENTINNAFDENESMILRLYNHKVDKLLINATNDEIIQIARIMQIEEGKYQSYLEALSIAKNILTNNVNVDNNSKDDFNKVYALKIYDIYYNKYIKGDDDEWDGYTELENCGKVDINGYTLFEDYNDNITNNELDKAKDNFIKAIDYIKQSLKECSNLSMPKLYDTKKDFINDVKRIYEYIADNWEDEYEDYYYALEDAIDGKEGKVFEESKKAKINFANIEEFKTIIAPTYPEEAPKLTIGGILPEKIKELTKEVRELQRKFNSLDIFPYKFCDDPRSAAENPETCDFSQEPKKSHAKQRNDVRKELSIKMHELENLKNTNNFLRGSDILRVELNNELIAKLESLKNEAFRKYKDAESDLNANFDFKGKALGNSYMAFLLGGVTQQTIANAMKFVEIKPLKIQTLSDIKEIDILNEIPFKIDKGFYDVATPLNKDYASVGLIRASLMATKSKSNNPNVKILVFSSAASDNDYALFKAGLCQRLKNGIKQITGKNAEIYAITLGLSKDEGRIINESKYKEVWSQCTNNILIGNTVDELMYEINSSVFNNPYGNIIYK, encoded by the coding sequence TGATGGGATTACAAAAGTCACAGCAGATATTACAAATAATGGTATTTTTAATAAATTTATATCAGCAGATGATATAAGTATAAGCACTAAAGGCATTTACGGAATGCAACCATCTAGTAAAATTAGCGATACTGATTATATTTTTGCCATATCTTTCGGAAAGTCAGGAGCAGAAAATAGTACGCTTTTAAATTCTACTTTAAAAAATCTTTGTAATGAAGATAATAAAAAGCTAATTAAATATGGAGTTTGTAATCCACCTTTAGGAAAAGCAGAAATAATTGATGCAACACAAACAATGATTGCAAATATAATTAAAACTGCCAAAGAATACGATAGTCAAAATAAACAATATTTTGGTTTTGTACCTTATTCTAATGTCGTGATGGTAAATGGTAAGGATCTAGATGAAAAAACTATTGTAGATAGAAACGATGGGCTAACAAAAAGCGAATATGAAAACGCATATTATTATATTGACCCAATGGATATTTATGTCCCAAATGAGTTTAAAAAGGTTGATTTGTTCTCTAGGTTTTATCCAAAAAGTATATTAAATCATGCAAATTCAAAGTTTGAAACTTTAGTTTTAAATCGTTTAAAGGCTTTAGATATTGATACTAAAATTTTTACAAATGAATTTGCAGGAGATTTTTTACTTAGAAAATTTGCACTTGATTTAAATAATGAAAGATTGCAAAATTATTCTAAAAAAGATATTGAAGATGCCATTAAAACATTTGATTTAGGATACGATAATCAAAAACCAGGCTTAAACGAAGGCGAATTTAAAAAAGATAAAACTAGGATAGAAAATACCATAAACAATGCTTTTGATGAAAATGAAAGTATGATTCTTAGGCTATATAATCATAAAGTTGATAAACTTTTAATTAATGCTACAAATGATGAAATTATACAAATAGCTAGGATAATGCAAATAGAAGAAGGAAAATATCAAAGTTATTTAGAAGCTTTAAGTATTGCTAAAAATATTTTAACTAATAATGTAAATGTTGATAATAATTCTAAAGATGACTTTAATAAAGTATATGCATTGAAAATTTATGATATTTATTATAATAAATATATAAAAGGTGATGATGATGAATGGGATGGATATACAGAATTAGAAAATTGTGGCAAAGTTGATATCAATGGTTATACATTATTTGAAGATTATAATGATAATATAACAAATAACGAGTTAGATAAAGCAAAGGATAATTTTATAAAAGCCATAGATTATATAAAACAATCTCTTAAAGAGTGTTCTAATTTATCAATGCCAAAACTTTATGATACTAAAAAAGATTTTATCAATGATGTAAAAAGAATATATGAATATATTGCAGATAATTGGGAAGATGAATATGAGGATTATTACTATGCTTTAGAAGATGCTATAGATGGTAAGGAAGGTAAGGTTTTTGAAGAGTCTAAAAAAGCTAAGATAAATTTTGCTAACATAGAAGAATTTAAAACAATAATAGCTCCTACATACCCAGAAGAAGCACCAAAGCTTACTATAGGTGGAATTTTACCAGAAAAGATAAAAGAGCTTACAAAAGAAGTTAGAGAATTGCAAAGAAAATTTAATTCACTTGATATATTTCCTTATAAATTTTGTGATGACCCAAGGTCGGCTGCAGAAAATCCAGAAACTTGTGATTTTTCACAAGAGCCTAAAAAAAGTCATGCTAAACAAAGAAATGATGTTAGAAAAGAATTGTCTATAAAAATGCACGAATTAGAAAATTTAAAAAATACAAATAATTTTTTAAGAGGTAGTGATATTTTAAGAGTAGAATTAAATAATGAATTGATTGCAAAGCTTGAAAGCTTAAAAAATGAAGCTTTTAGAAAATATAAAGACGCAGAAAGCGATTTAAACGCTAATTTTGATTTCAAGGGCAAGGCCTTAGGAAATAGCTATATGGCATTTTTATTAGGTGGAGTTACTCAGCAAACAATAGCAAATGCTATGAAATTTGTTGAAATAAAACCTTTAAAAATCCAAACTCTAAGTGATATAAAAGAAATTGATATTTTAAATGAAATACCGTTTAAAATTGATAAAGGTTTTTATGATGTAGCAACTCCTTTAAATAAAGATTATGCAAGTGTTGGACTTATTAGGGCTTCTTTAATGGCTACAAAATCAAAAAGCAATAATCCAAATGTGAAAATATTAGTTTTTTCATCAGCAGCAAGCGATAATGATTATGCACTTTTTAAAGCAGGATTATGTCAAAGATTAAAAAATGGTATTAAGCAAATTACTGGTAAGAATGCAGAAATTTATGCAATTACTTTAGGTCTATCAAAAGATGAAGGTAGAATAATAAATGAAAGTAAATATAAGGAAGTTTGGTCTCAATGTACAAATAATATTTTAATAGGAAATACAGTGGATGAATTAATGTATGAAATTAATAGTTCTGTATTTAATAATCCTTATGGAAATATTATATATAAATAG